Proteins from a genomic interval of Clostridium sp. M62/1:
- a CDS encoding TIR domain-containing protein has product MRVIFCRPQLTMKRTDQADLFFKSCREILDEYVTDIFYLSSAFQMDHLLAESADADDIFVFFNAEDGTYDRKFIRLLTKYHNIQSRVWAIAMEKNPECRRPPEPVTDKQSFDVSCRNENRNPMKNNMRAIAQIFARKIVAQTLSPLYRDEVLYFISHRRSDGEHIAAKLADELRNLTRERNVYRDVVHVEVGDDAQKDIDRNLARSDVLIFLQTKEAQNSPYIMKELCYALINDIPVLWIQIDHAPYSDLEIHPGEKPALSYGSEEFDCQDRLCEIVDEVEEKCFQLMMNSSNQVYSYIEYLRDLNDAKRIKLTADKKAVLAYEVEYKEDTKDIYDEGIRRHYIQCFGRNPKEEDIGKFIQKAKQEEKYKENRLFLLSNHGKREKPAGDIKVIEENFDDYIVNLENVSGIKRPRRDKRIILSGAFPDYDEIYKNSLLEAVTIYAREIIRNGYILVFGAHPTFQKLIFDIGKLYSSDVKYSIEMHMDKAYIGEYDLKKLEENCTLVLSDGLQAMREKMICGEKSELLICLGGKMKEDKSQQGVDREIELARNAGIPVALVGTVGGRSSEYAYERITDNRWSDLNSWDKSLNESLFYNVNHRLMIRRLLNEIE; this is encoded by the coding sequence ATGAGAGTAATTTTTTGCAGACCTCAGCTGACCATGAAAAGGACTGATCAGGCAGACCTGTTTTTTAAATCCTGCCGGGAGATCTTAGATGAATATGTGACGGATATATTCTATCTTTCCTCTGCTTTTCAGATGGATCACCTGTTGGCAGAGAGCGCTGATGCGGACGATATTTTCGTATTTTTCAATGCAGAGGATGGAACATACGACAGAAAGTTTATCAGGCTGCTTACGAAGTATCACAATATCCAGAGCAGGGTATGGGCGATCGCCATGGAAAAGAATCCGGAATGCAGGCGTCCGCCGGAGCCGGTAACGGATAAGCAGAGCTTCGATGTGTCCTGCCGGAATGAAAACAGGAACCCAATGAAAAACAACATGAGGGCGATTGCGCAAATTTTTGCCAGGAAAATTGTTGCGCAGACATTGTCTCCCTTATATCGCGATGAAGTCCTGTATTTCATCAGCCATCGGCGCTCTGATGGAGAACACATAGCCGCTAAGCTTGCAGATGAACTGAGAAACTTGACAAGAGAGAGAAATGTGTACCGTGATGTGGTTCATGTGGAGGTGGGGGATGATGCCCAGAAAGATATTGACAGGAATCTGGCCCGGAGCGATGTGCTGATATTTCTTCAGACAAAAGAGGCGCAGAATTCGCCGTATATTATGAAAGAATTATGTTATGCGCTGATTAACGACATTCCTGTTCTGTGGATCCAGATTGATCATGCCCCATATTCTGACCTGGAGATTCATCCGGGGGAGAAACCTGCCCTCAGCTATGGAAGCGAGGAGTTTGACTGTCAGGACCGGTTATGCGAAATTGTGGACGAAGTGGAAGAGAAATGTTTTCAGCTGATGATGAATTCTTCTAATCAGGTGTATTCCTATATTGAATATCTGAGGGATCTGAATGATGCGAAGCGGATTAAACTGACTGCGGATAAAAAGGCTGTACTGGCATACGAAGTGGAGTATAAGGAGGATACGAAAGACATCTATGATGAGGGAATCCGAAGACATTATATCCAGTGTTTTGGCAGAAATCCCAAAGAGGAAGATATAGGAAAGTTTATCCAAAAAGCGAAACAAGAAGAAAAGTATAAAGAAAACAGGCTGTTTCTGCTCTCTAATCACGGAAAGAGAGAGAAGCCTGCCGGAGATATTAAGGTAATAGAAGAAAATTTTGACGATTATATTGTGAACCTTGAAAATGTATCCGGCATCAAAAGGCCCCGGAGAGACAAACGGATTATCCTCTCAGGCGCATTCCCGGATTATGATGAGATATACAAAAACTCATTGCTGGAAGCCGTTACCATCTATGCACGGGAAATTATCAGAAATGGATATATTCTGGTTTTCGGGGCACATCCCACTTTTCAGAAACTGATATTTGACATAGGGAAACTGTATTCTTCTGATGTAAAATATTCGATTGAGATGCATATGGATAAGGCATACATCGGGGAATATGATTTGAAGAAACTCGAAGAAAACTGTACCCTTGTGCTGTCAGACGGACTCCAGGCCATGCGCGAAAAAATGATATGCGGGGAAAAAAGTGAGCTGCTCATCTGCCTGGGCGGAAAAATGAAAGAGGATAAAAGCCAGCAGGGGGTAGACAGAGAAATAGAACTTGCCAGAAATGCCGGAATTCCGGTGGCCCTGGTCGGCACGGTAGGAGGGCGTTCCAGTGAATATGCATATGAAAGGATAACCGATAATCGCTGGTCTGATTTAAACTCCTGGGATAAGAGCCTGAATGAGAGCTTATTTTATAATGTCAATCACAGGCTGATGATCCGGCGGCTGCTGAATGAAATAGAATAA
- a CDS encoding DEAD/DEAH box helicase — MKEYEHIQFMAQKLGFQSFTELQHKAFCADETYNSGRWLFVIGATSSGKTLIPLLLYFREYMRKKGEGKPHRLLFAVPYRALAGQKQKEISEMTERLGLELRVTLSTGEFRGDDMDVLNGKTDIAVIIYEKVFMFSSMKRSFLDSYDMLVLDEIGLTQDTSRGIKADFILLQAVAHEKLRVIALGTPFYDWSRYISAGKFFQIQVNQRPILLETYPIYYTKAGVNYVGSGCMAVQPCLFESLHNRGIEVNPRRRTDRIIADICQYHLGMGHKILIFENNRTEVRLLAQRICSELSERGVLKAEKSESACRQYILEETAVQNDEELYGIMDKNDYRAFSAGIGYHNADVPTSLRLLIEKEFLESDGCLRILCSTETLVYGINSNADVVIIPSMIKQHIEELQSADFLYPNEYMNYIGRAGRLDPSLPADRQVRKGYVYPFLKAKYCIPDEERVNPEKDQKLLWENLQKEVQRPLVISSCFFSADLDTLPFYLLSLFPNAADGCSGCSALTADELLRYTRLLPKPPGLEIDEKERIDGLLDLLLKRKLICIANDEEDEDEEYVPEYRLTDVGRKLSGYIIGIDDYDGLTAMICRCITDKNMFKADLLLGVMVSSEVRIHIAQDIPPLTDYYPQTLEQSVRAMKQMLERQSRGVFSKSQYQAIKEDIKNYTAWLKNGQYKRLAGYRRFQRQRLLFALFLWSDENCTIKQFYDAFFVNYTQMKRFAEYISYRLDIIRLALPSVTDENGELLYRKIGMERLREAELWMKEQSDELFYRIPAFICRFLNIQCSDPREAQKIRAVAKVYIDLRRIQDKGETLDQSERKKVREIKARIETWHNEEWKKAFHSEFREVLL, encoded by the coding sequence ATGAAAGAGTACGAACATATACAGTTTATGGCCCAAAAACTGGGATTTCAAAGCTTTACGGAATTGCAGCACAAGGCTTTTTGTGCAGACGAGACCTATAACTCCGGCAGGTGGCTGTTTGTCATAGGTGCGACAAGCAGTGGGAAAACGCTGATTCCGCTGCTGTTATACTTTCGTGAGTACATGAGGAAAAAAGGAGAGGGGAAACCGCACAGACTGCTGTTTGCAGTGCCGTACCGGGCGCTGGCAGGCCAAAAGCAGAAGGAAATCTCGGAAATGACAGAGAGGCTGGGACTGGAGCTGCGGGTTACTCTGTCAACTGGTGAATTCCGTGGGGATGATATGGATGTGCTGAATGGAAAGACGGACATCGCGGTTATTATCTATGAGAAGGTATTTATGTTCTCCAGTATGAAGCGCAGTTTCCTGGACAGCTACGATATGCTGGTATTGGACGAGATTGGACTTACGCAGGATACTTCCCGGGGAATAAAGGCAGATTTTATTCTTCTGCAGGCGGTGGCCCATGAGAAACTGCGGGTGATTGCGCTGGGAACGCCATTTTATGACTGGAGCAGGTATATCTCTGCCGGAAAATTTTTTCAGATTCAGGTAAATCAAAGACCTATTTTGCTGGAGACATATCCCATCTACTACACGAAGGCAGGTGTGAACTACGTGGGCTCTGGATGCATGGCAGTACAGCCGTGCCTTTTTGAGTCTCTTCACAACCGGGGGATTGAAGTGAATCCCAGGCGCCGTACGGACCGTATTATCGCTGATATCTGTCAGTATCACCTCGGAATGGGGCATAAAATACTGATCTTTGAAAACAACCGTACAGAAGTTCGATTGCTGGCGCAGCGGATCTGCAGTGAATTGTCGGAGCGCGGGGTACTGAAGGCGGAAAAAAGTGAATCCGCCTGCAGGCAATACATCCTTGAGGAAACTGCTGTTCAGAATGATGAAGAATTGTATGGGATTATGGATAAAAACGATTACCGGGCATTTTCTGCAGGGATCGGCTATCATAATGCAGACGTCCCGACGTCCCTGCGTTTGCTGATCGAAAAGGAATTTCTGGAATCTGATGGATGCCTTCGGATCTTGTGCAGCACAGAAACATTAGTCTATGGGATTAACAGTAATGCAGATGTAGTTATTATCCCATCTATGATCAAGCAGCATATAGAAGAATTACAGAGTGCGGATTTTCTTTATCCGAATGAATACATGAATTATATCGGCCGTGCGGGACGTCTGGATCCGTCACTGCCGGCTGACAGGCAGGTAAGAAAGGGATATGTATACCCGTTTTTGAAGGCCAAATACTGTATTCCGGACGAAGAGCGTGTTAACCCTGAAAAAGATCAGAAATTATTGTGGGAGAATCTGCAGAAGGAAGTTCAGCGCCCGCTCGTAATTTCCAGCTGTTTTTTCAGTGCAGATTTAGATACACTGCCCTTCTATTTGCTGAGCCTTTTTCCCAATGCGGCAGACGGCTGTTCCGGCTGTTCCGCGCTGACGGCAGATGAACTTCTGAGATATACCAGGCTTTTGCCAAAGCCTCCAGGATTGGAAATAGATGAGAAAGAACGAATTGACGGGCTTCTGGATCTTCTGCTGAAACGTAAGCTGATCTGTATTGCAAATGACGAGGAAGATGAGGACGAGGAGTATGTCCCGGAATATCGGCTCACGGATGTAGGCAGGAAGCTCAGCGGCTACATTATAGGCATAGACGACTATGACGGATTAACTGCGATGATCTGCAGATGTATTACAGATAAGAACATGTTTAAAGCAGATTTACTGCTTGGAGTAATGGTGAGCAGTGAGGTCAGAATCCATATTGCGCAGGACATTCCCCCTCTTACGGATTATTATCCGCAGACTCTGGAACAGTCGGTCAGGGCAATGAAGCAGATGCTGGAGCGGCAGTCGCGGGGGGTGTTCAGCAAGAGTCAGTATCAGGCCATTAAAGAGGATATAAAGAATTACACAGCATGGCTGAAAAATGGACAGTATAAACGGCTTGCCGGGTACAGAAGATTTCAGAGGCAGCGCCTTTTGTTTGCACTGTTTCTGTGGAGCGATGAAAACTGCACGATAAAGCAGTTTTATGATGCCTTTTTCGTGAATTACACTCAGATGAAGCGTTTTGCAGAATATATCAGCTACCGTCTGGATATTATCCGGCTGGCGCTGCCGTCTGTGACGGATGAGAATGGCGAGCTGCTTTACAGAAAGATCGGCATGGAACGTCTTCGGGAAGCAGAGCTGTGGATGAAGGAACAGTCTGATGAGCTGTTCTACCGGATTCCGGCTTTTATCTGCCGCTTCCTGAATATTCAGTGCAGTGACCCACGAGAGGCACAGAAGATCCGTGCGGTGGCCAAAGTCTACATAGATTTAAGACGAATTCAGGATAAAGGGGAGACGCTGGATCAAAGCGAAAGAAAAAAAGTAAGGGAGATCAAAGCCAGAATTGAAACATGGCACAACGAAGAGTGGAAAAAGGCATTTCACAGCGAATTCAGGGAGGTACTATTATGA
- a CDS encoding DEAD/DEAH box helicase — protein MNSSDVKKIASFDDIIEQHQLSRDALKALEKRLSQQANMDEFQFTSLQKEAFNKEGFWRGDPKTDSQHVIVQGATSSGKTLVSEMAIMDCLKSRKKSIVLVPLKAMVRERCESLQEDLKPLGTGQVYASSSDFQDHDGDIVNGDYEVAVIVYEKFFAMLTQASGNMMNDCALLVVDEMQMLSSINRGPKLEISIQKILRRNESSRKNTVETRIMCLTTSDCKANYIYKWLTVRKNGMEQPPILISCPKRPVGLKEYVIQLDGKWRMRYTAGENIKDIDVKSEDEGALDVPGYVKECKMEQAKQALLKALLLKIHEDNPKAKVLVFANGRNKTKKLAEFIAQLKLTEVKRLSDTAKEINNYDGDEYQNILKENLLPRSIAFHNAALSVALREFIEQLYKQEGALCYVVATETLTIGMNMPVDVMILYDTIVHRGGGTPPEALTSQEYKNFVGRAGRLGQTNRMGESYVFATSKTDADKYWDSYVNCRTEEIESALIYANEIEQAPYYLSLLGEEEYTQEDLEKLWNKSFSKCCSGTSLNMDRVVRELMKAKLCQRAEESDDESDEDVYELSDYGRLMAPYAFSLDTCKKIRKLFFDGGLRRVRREKG, from the coding sequence ATGAACAGCAGTGATGTAAAAAAAATTGCTTCATTTGATGATATCATCGAACAGCATCAGCTGAGCAGGGACGCTTTAAAGGCTCTGGAAAAGCGTCTCAGCCAACAGGCCAATATGGACGAATTTCAGTTTACCAGCCTACAGAAGGAAGCCTTCAATAAGGAGGGGTTCTGGCGGGGAGACCCGAAGACGGATTCACAGCATGTGATTGTTCAGGGGGCGACCAGCTCCGGCAAGACGCTGGTGAGCGAGATGGCCATTATGGATTGCCTGAAAAGCAGGAAGAAGAGTATTGTGCTGGTACCGCTGAAGGCTATGGTGAGGGAGCGCTGCGAGTCTCTGCAGGAGGATCTGAAACCGCTGGGGACAGGGCAGGTATACGCTTCCAGCAGCGATTTTCAGGATCACGATGGAGACATCGTGAACGGGGACTATGAGGTGGCTGTAATTGTCTATGAGAAATTTTTTGCAATGCTTACGCAGGCTTCGGGCAATATGATGAATGACTGTGCGCTGCTGGTTGTAGATGAGATGCAGATGCTTTCCAGCATCAATCGCGGGCCAAAGCTGGAAATCAGTATCCAGAAAATACTCCGCCGCAATGAGAGTTCCAGGAAAAACACAGTGGAGACGAGGATTATGTGCCTTACAACCAGTGACTGTAAGGCGAACTATATCTACAAGTGGCTGACTGTCCGGAAAAACGGCATGGAGCAGCCGCCGATTCTGATTAGCTGCCCGAAGCGTCCGGTGGGATTGAAGGAGTACGTGATTCAGCTGGACGGCAAATGGAGGATGCGCTACACAGCCGGGGAAAATATTAAAGACATCGATGTGAAGTCTGAGGACGAGGGAGCGCTTGATGTTCCCGGATATGTCAAAGAATGTAAAATGGAACAGGCAAAGCAGGCTCTCCTGAAGGCCCTGCTTCTGAAGATTCACGAGGATAATCCCAAAGCCAAAGTATTGGTTTTTGCAAATGGCAGGAACAAAACCAAAAAGCTGGCAGAGTTTATCGCACAGCTGAAATTGACAGAAGTAAAGAGATTATCGGATACGGCAAAGGAAATCAATAATTATGATGGGGACGAGTACCAGAATATATTAAAAGAAAATCTCCTGCCCAGATCCATTGCATTCCACAATGCCGCATTGTCTGTGGCACTCAGAGAATTTATTGAACAGCTGTACAAGCAGGAAGGGGCGCTGTGCTATGTAGTGGCCACAGAGACGCTGACCATTGGAATGAATATGCCGGTGGATGTGATGATCTTGTATGATACCATTGTCCACCGGGGCGGCGGGACACCGCCGGAAGCTCTCACCAGTCAGGAATATAAGAATTTTGTGGGACGGGCAGGACGCCTGGGGCAGACAAACCGGATGGGAGAGAGCTACGTATTTGCCACCAGTAAAACGGACGCTGATAAATACTGGGATTCCTATGTCAACTGCAGGACAGAAGAAATTGAATCGGCACTGATTTATGCAAATGAGATTGAGCAGGCCCCCTACTATCTCAGTCTTCTCGGAGAAGAAGAATATACACAAGAGGATCTGGAAAAATTGTGGAATAAAAGTTTTTCCAAATGTTGCTCGGGTACTTCGCTCAACATGGACCGGGTGGTGCGGGAATTGATGAAAGCAAAACTTTGCCAGCGGGCGGAAGAGAGTGATGACGAAAGTGATGAGGATGTCTATGAGCTGAGTGATTACGGACGCCTGATGGCTCCCTATGCGTTCAGCCTTGACACCTGCAAAAAAATACGAAAACTGTTTTTTGATGGAGGACTGCGGAGAGTCAGACGTGAAAAAGGGTGA
- a CDS encoding coiled-coil domain-containing protein, whose product MSLKFELSTGADEFLIEDGEEKESYSLMQIPNENSILVKKAAASLYGRIDPVTLYNNLSICADLFEVTYDAVDGMEGLQSSVWKLRQNLNKASIDSADDYVREFINRVDKIPGYYKIGVKALLSEPINGSQALKVFSLISAEAAKISSRAKELIDMFKTLQNEAGEIVTRMLDARALDVKQKKQLEDNVAGLKAKMDGLKAVQDDLESEIEELSEKYKEIDKKIDRASNQQFWMGITSALCGAIGTGLSAYVSTTGAGAANNIGKNVADAVSSEKQNASVQNTQKRLDEVNEKMKASEERINALKKQLSDKDKELNDENDKEKKKALLKEKEELASKLEQEQAGKRALEAQAKSYTDVISGISAGLSNLSGSLDKQASELSDTVAALTKLADDISEKRAVLRKEKREILRQVAEYTKTVENSVVTKNSLDLAISALSAGIGAMNYIVSVLNDFYTFWTSVKTQTGSMAEGEIENYITLFEDDPEELRTINFYVMLASNAAQWVALKLVLTDYQHAFYRVSDKLQAQLNVKQDSNPEVMWKRAIELSKGKSVMLEIQEKNI is encoded by the coding sequence ATGTCACTGAAATTTGAGCTCAGCACTGGAGCGGATGAGTTCCTCATAGAGGACGGCGAGGAAAAGGAGTCCTACAGCCTGATGCAGATCCCAAATGAGAATTCCATACTTGTCAAGAAAGCCGCAGCCAGTCTTTATGGCAGGATAGACCCTGTCACTCTTTACAATAACCTTTCTATCTGCGCAGATCTGTTTGAGGTGACCTATGATGCGGTGGACGGCATGGAGGGGCTCCAGTCTTCTGTGTGGAAACTCAGACAGAACTTAAACAAGGCGTCCATCGACAGCGCTGATGACTATGTCAGGGAGTTTATAAATCGTGTAGATAAGATTCCCGGCTATTACAAGATAGGAGTGAAGGCACTCTTGTCAGAGCCTATAAACGGAAGTCAGGCCCTGAAGGTATTTTCGCTTATCAGTGCCGAGGCAGCGAAGATAAGCAGCCGGGCAAAAGAACTCATAGACATGTTTAAAACTCTCCAGAATGAGGCTGGAGAGATTGTGACAAGAATGCTTGATGCCAGAGCCCTGGATGTGAAACAGAAAAAGCAGCTTGAGGATAATGTAGCCGGACTTAAAGCAAAGATGGATGGCCTCAAAGCAGTCCAGGATGATCTGGAATCGGAGATAGAGGAGCTTTCAGAGAAATACAAAGAAATAGATAAAAAGATCGACAGGGCGTCCAATCAGCAGTTCTGGATGGGGATTACCTCCGCCTTATGCGGAGCTATAGGCACAGGTCTGTCGGCATATGTCTCCACCACCGGAGCAGGTGCAGCTAACAATATAGGAAAAAATGTGGCCGACGCAGTATCCTCAGAAAAACAAAATGCCTCTGTTCAAAACACGCAGAAGCGGCTTGATGAGGTCAATGAAAAAATGAAAGCCTCGGAGGAGAGAATCAATGCTCTGAAAAAACAGCTGTCAGATAAGGATAAGGAGCTGAATGACGAGAATGACAAGGAGAAAAAGAAAGCTCTCTTAAAGGAAAAGGAGGAGCTCGCTTCAAAGCTGGAGCAGGAACAGGCAGGAAAGAGAGCGCTTGAAGCACAGGCAAAGTCTTATACAGATGTTATCTCAGGCATCTCTGCAGGGCTTTCAAATCTGAGCGGAAGCCTTGATAAGCAGGCTTCAGAGCTTTCAGATACAGTTGCCGCTCTCACGAAGCTTGCGGATGATATATCGGAAAAGAGAGCCGTTCTCAGAAAGGAAAAGAGAGAGATTCTGAGGCAGGTGGCTGAATACACGAAGACTGTTGAAAATTCAGTTGTCACCAAAAATTCACTTGATCTGGCTATTTCCGCCTTAAGCGCAGGCATCGGCGCCATGAATTATATTGTGAGCGTGCTCAATGATTTTTATACTTTCTGGACTTCTGTCAAGACTCAAACAGGCTCTATGGCTGAAGGAGAGATAGAAAACTATATCACTCTCTTTGAGGATGATCCGGAAGAACTGAGAACCATAAATTTTTACGTTATGCTTGCATCAAATGCCGCACAGTGGGTGGCACTCAAGCTCGTGCTTACGGACTACCAGCATGCTTTTTACCGGGTCAGCGACAAGCTTCAGGCTCAGCTTAATGTTAAACAGGACAGCAATCCTGAAGTTATGTGGAAACGGGCCATCGAGCTCAGCAAGGGTAAGAGCGTAATGTTAGAGATTCAGGAGAAAAATATATAA
- a CDS encoding VanZ family protein, producing the protein MLHYILTDLQDTVTHIPVSIAAGVLALALCVFINRYFRKNLPCGSGFLLGVYLEQLAWLVFFNRPPGSRRSLDLSLFDTLSHSIRGNSYVLENILLFIPFGLLLPTFFRGRCGFLLCTVLAFLCSLFIETIQYITARGYSQTDDIAMNVLGAVIGYVLFQVTKLVYRAARQLL; encoded by the coding sequence ATGCTGCACTACATTTTAACTGACTTGCAGGATACAGTGACACATATTCCTGTGAGCATAGCAGCCGGAGTACTCGCTCTGGCTCTCTGCGTATTCATTAACAGGTACTTTCGAAAAAATCTGCCCTGCGGCTCCGGCTTTCTGCTGGGCGTGTATCTGGAACAGCTGGCCTGGCTGGTATTTTTTAACCGGCCTCCCGGCAGCCGCAGAAGCCTTGACCTGTCATTGTTTGACACTCTGAGCCACAGTATAAGGGGAAATTCCTATGTACTGGAAAATATACTGCTCTTTATCCCGTTCGGCCTGCTTCTTCCTACGTTTTTCAGAGGCAGGTGCGGCTTTCTGCTCTGTACGGTACTGGCCTTTCTGTGCAGCCTTTTTATTGAAACCATCCAGTATATCACTGCAAGAGGCTATTCGCAGACAGACGATATCGCTATGAATGTCCTGGGAGCAGTTATTGGATATGTGCTGTTCCAGGTGACGAAACTCGTTTACAGAGCGGCCAGACAGCTGCTTTAG
- a CDS encoding sugar transferase has product MLVKNRSFFILIDLAAMAIAYVMTLFALYGTLPSRTKWYGLMAVLGVYLVSDLFFGHEKPLAEESGVETFLDVVRQTVYMAFLFALLLFLLGQRGGDTRLFFGLLVLFSFGCLYLGRIYCKAVIFNYYGNEKNRTRLLIFANPSNVQKAMGRLAASNLYMYELIALVIMDREGKNPELNLIRPKDTGGYERKSTSDFDLTEYLKRQAVDEALISLPDSSRECISSLLEKLQCMGIVVHVAASSLGLSEEEKQIGELGLYRVLTYGPRIFRPSERILKRVMDILGAAVGICLTVLIGLFVVPAIKLESPGPAVFKQTRIGKNGRKFSIYKFRSMYMDAEEQKKELMKQNEMEGFMFKMKDDPRITKVGKFIRKTSIDELPQFFNVLRGDMSLVGTRPPTVDEFERYEEHHKRRLSLRPGITGMWQVSGRSDIQNFEDVVRLDLEYIDNWSVWLDIKILFQTVFVVFFHRGAK; this is encoded by the coding sequence ATGTTAGTTAAAAACCGTTCCTTTTTTATTCTAATCGATCTGGCTGCGATGGCGATAGCCTATGTGATGACGCTGTTTGCCCTGTATGGCACTTTGCCCTCCAGAACAAAATGGTACGGCCTTATGGCAGTGCTGGGAGTTTACCTGGTATCGGATCTGTTCTTTGGGCACGAGAAGCCGCTGGCAGAGGAAAGCGGTGTGGAAACCTTTCTGGACGTGGTGCGGCAGACGGTCTATATGGCCTTTCTGTTTGCCCTCCTCTTGTTTCTGCTGGGGCAGAGAGGCGGAGACACAAGGCTGTTTTTCGGCCTTCTGGTGCTGTTTTCCTTTGGATGTCTTTACCTCGGAAGAATTTACTGCAAGGCAGTGATCTTCAATTACTATGGAAATGAAAAAAACAGAACCCGCCTTTTAATCTTTGCAAATCCGTCGAATGTGCAGAAGGCTATGGGCCGGCTCGCCGCCTCCAACCTGTATATGTATGAGCTGATAGCCCTGGTGATCATGGACCGTGAGGGAAAGAACCCTGAGCTGAATCTGATCAGGCCAAAAGATACAGGAGGATATGAGAGGAAAAGCACTTCAGACTTTGATCTTACCGAGTATCTCAAGCGCCAGGCAGTAGATGAAGCCCTGATCAGCCTGCCGGACAGCAGCAGGGAATGCATCAGCAGCCTTTTAGAGAAGCTGCAGTGTATGGGGATTGTCGTCCATGTGGCGGCCAGCAGCCTGGGACTCTCAGAGGAGGAAAAGCAGATAGGAGAGCTTGGGCTCTACCGGGTTCTGACCTACGGCCCCCGAATTTTCCGCCCCTCTGAACGGATATTAAAGAGGGTCATGGATATTCTGGGAGCGGCTGTGGGGATTTGCCTGACCGTTTTAATCGGACTCTTCGTCGTTCCGGCCATTAAGCTGGAGTCTCCTGGACCGGCTGTTTTTAAGCAGACCCGCATTGGAAAAAACGGCCGGAAGTTTTCGATTTATAAGTTTCGTTCCATGTACATGGATGCGGAGGAGCAAAAGAAAGAGCTCATGAAGCAGAATGAGATGGAAGGGTTCATGTTTAAGATGAAGGACGACCCGAGAATTACGAAGGTAGGAAAGTTTATCAGGAAAACGAGTATAGACGAACTTCCGCAGTTTTTTAATGTGCTGCGGGGAGATATGAGCCTTGTGGGAACGAGGCCTCCGACCGTGGACGAGTTTGAGCGCTATGAGGAGCATCACAAAAGGCGCCTTTCGCTCCGGCCCGGGATCACAGGCATGTGGCAGGTAAGCGGCCGCAGTGACATCCAGAATTTTGAGGATGTGGTGAGGCTGGATCTGGAGTACATAGACAACTGGTCTGTCTGGCTGGATATCAAGATTCTCTTTCAGACAGTTTTCGTTGTCTTCTTTCACAGAGGCGCAAAATGA
- a CDS encoding pyridoxamine 5'-phosphate oxidase family protein gives MNRQEYDRAAKFWISRESEIKQMEPKQLLSKIEEFLTSHNTCALATGCGNFVRCTPLEYEYFRGRLWIITEGGLKFAALRDNDRVSVAVYEPYTDFDSVKGIQITGTAQVAEPGNGEFEEYRAHRSEKGGSVAALPQGLYLLVIHPERIEGVFGEFLEMGYSARQKLTLREPMANSASDGSQPVNFASAPD, from the coding sequence ATGAATCGACAGGAGTATGACCGGGCGGCCAAATTCTGGATAAGCCGCGAATCAGAAATAAAACAAATGGAGCCGAAACAGCTCCTATCAAAAATAGAAGAATTTCTTACATCCCACAACACCTGTGCTCTGGCAACAGGATGCGGAAATTTCGTGCGGTGCACCCCGTTAGAATACGAATACTTCAGAGGCCGTCTGTGGATTATCACAGAGGGTGGCCTGAAATTCGCGGCACTGAGAGATAATGATCGGGTCAGTGTGGCGGTTTACGAGCCATACACAGATTTTGATTCAGTGAAAGGGATTCAGATAACCGGAACTGCTCAGGTGGCAGAGCCGGGAAATGGGGAATTTGAAGAATATCGGGCGCACAGGAGTGAAAAAGGAGGTTCGGTAGCCGCTCTGCCGCAGGGACTCTATCTTCTGGTAATCCATCCCGAGCGGATAGAGGGCGTGTTTGGAGAGTTTCTGGAGATGGGGTATTCGGCCAGACAGAAACTTACTTTGAGAGAACCTATGGCGAACTCTGCCTCTGACGGCTCGCAGCCGGTCAATTTCGCCTCGGCGCCGGACTGA